Proteins from a single region of Miscanthus floridulus cultivar M001 unplaced genomic scaffold, ASM1932011v1 os_937, whole genome shotgun sequence:
- the LOC136535446 gene encoding patatin-like protein 1: PDFVNTLLELKGPKYDGEFLHSKIQSLLGATRVNETLTNVVIPAFDVKNLQPTIFSTFDAQSRPLKNALLSDVCISTSAAPTYLPAHFFQTRDDAGNTRDFNLIDGGVAANNPTMVTINQITRKMIVDKQDLPGGAD, encoded by the exons CGTTGCTGGAGCTCAAGGGGCCGAAATACGACGGCGAGTTCCTGCACTCCAAGATTCAGAGCCTCCTTGGCGCTACTAGGGTGAACGAGACTCTCACCAACGTCGTCATCCCCGCCTTCGACGTCAAGAACCTCCAGCCCACCATCTTCTCCACCTTCGAT GCTCAGAGCCGGCCTCTGAAGAACGCGCTCCTCTCGGACGTTTGCATCAGCACGTCAGCCGCGCCGACGTACCTCCCCGCCCACTTCTTCCAGACCAGGGACGACGCCGGCAACACCCGCGACTTCAACCTCATCGATGGCGGCGTCGCCGCCAACAACCCA ACAATGGTGACGATCAACCAGATAACCCGGAAGATGATCGTGGACAAGCAGGATCTTCCCGGGGGGGCCGACTGA